AAACTCGTGGGTCGGCGAGGAAGCGGACGTCACGGTGAGTGAATACCGACCGGCCGGAACTGCGCAGCAGGAGGGCCAGGTACTTGCGGTTGTAGTGCAGGACAGCGCGGAGCTCGTCGAGCATGGCCGACTTGAGTTTCTTGCGGGCGCGCCGGTAGCGGGGAGCGTTCCTCAGCACGACTGACATGCGCTTCTCTCTCGTGAGGCTGTCCTTGGGAATTGTCGTAACCATGCCGAAGTATGTGCTGCAACGACAGCCGCCGGTACTGCCACAGAAAGCACATCTGGGACCTTAATTTCGGGCAGATGAATCATGAGGCAACAGTTTCGTTTCGGGCAGATTATTTCTGAGGCAAACCGCAAGCTTGATGCAGCCTGCAATAGCAAGTATGCTCGTGATGCGTCCACACAGGAGGCTGCATGATACTACTCACTACAGGACTTGCTTGAGGTGGATCTAAGTCATAAAGTCGGCCTACTTGACTAGAGCTCTATGATCCTAGCTGACAATAGCAAAGTTGAGTGCTTTGTTGAGACAGCTCAACACCAGTTACCGGTTTGGTTTCGGCACTGCGAGGTAGTAACGGTGCCTGCGGCTAGCCGATAAGGTCTTCTCGCACCGCGCCGGGCGGACGGTTGACCGGGCGAACAGGTTCCGCTTCGACGGCATCGAGTGTCAATTGGACCATACGGCGGGTGGTTTCAACCACCGCGGTAAGAAGGCGCTGTATTGGTCAAGTACGCGACGGAATGATTAGGGGGAAAGGTTACAGTCCTGCACTTGCAACAAATGTTGCGAATTTGCTTTGCGCTGGCGCCCCGGACGTCTTGCACGGGATTAGGTGGCTTGGCCTGTAAGAAGCGCTATTCCTGGGTTGATCGGACGTCGGTTATCAGACACCAGGCTACTCTTCGATAACTACGACCGCAGCCGCGTAGTCTGATAGATGGGTTATGCTCAAGTGCACCTTGCGGTCGCCCAAGAACTTCTGTGCTCGGCCGGTAACAGTTATAGTGGGCCGGGAGCGCTCGTTGTCCAGCACCTCAACCTCGCGCCAGCCAATGGCGCCGCGTAGTCCAGTTCCGAGCGCCTTTGAGAATGCCTCCTTGGCCGCGAACCGGCCAGCATAGGACAGAAACTTGCCCGAGACCCGCTCACAGAACGAAACTTCGGCCGCAGTGAAAATACGGTTGCGGAACCGGTCGCCGTAGCGGACAAGTGCGTTGCGGACCCGACCAATTTCCACGAGGTCAATCCCGACGCCGAAGATGGCCATCGCTCAGGTACGAACGAGGTGCCGAGTACTACAGACAAAGGAAGGAAACAAGCTCGAAACGGAGAAGACGCGGCAATACGAAGTCGGAATCCGACTTTTGCGCGCTTGGGTTACAGTATCGTTCACAGTCAGTCCGTAGTGCTCACCGAGGACGGCGATTTCTCGACCGGCGGCCGGAGTTGACCCGTTCGATGAATGGAATCAGCTCAAGGATGTCGTTGATATCCTTGTCTGCGCCAGAGTGTTTCGTGCCGAAGCTGTCACCATACCGTGCAAACACTGTGCACATCCCGATTTCCTTCGCGCCAACGATGTCGCGCTCGGCCCAGTCGCCAACCATAACCGCTTCGTGCGGCTCGACCGCAAGCAGTTCGAGGGCCTTCTGGAACGGTGCCGGGTCAGGCTTGCGCTTGCCGGTGTCATCATAGGTCACGACCGCGTCGAAGAAGTTGTCAATACTGAGCGAGACAAGCCGCATCCAGGCCTGTAGTCGCGGTGCGTCCGAAACCACACCGAGCCGGAGGCCCATCCGTACGAGTCGGGTGAGCGCCAGGCTGACGTGCGGGTACGCTACCATTACACCCTCGCGCGCCCGGCGGTAGGCGAGTATGCCGCTGGCCAGAATCCGGTAGTCAACGTGGCCAAGCGTGTCGTTGAGGAATTCGTCAAACACCTGCTGGAACTCAATTCCCTTCTCGTCGTAGATGGCGAATATTCTTCTCGTTGCCTGTTTTGGACTCAGGTCGAGTCCGGCGTCAATCATCGCATCTACGGCCGCTTCAACCGCTGCCCGTTTCATCTTCATGAAGTCAACCAGCGTATTGTCAACGTCGAATACTACTGCCTTTATCATTGTACCTCCTTCAGCAGCGCAGCGGCC
This portion of the candidate division WOR-3 bacterium genome encodes:
- the acpS gene encoding holo-ACP synthase is translated as MAIFGVGIDLVEIGRVRNALVRYGDRFRNRIFTAAEVSFCERVSGKFLSYAGRFAAKEAFSKALGTGLRGAIGWREVEVLDNERSRPTITVTGRAQKFLGDRKVHLSITHLSDYAAAVVVIEE
- a CDS encoding HAD-IA family hydrolase, producing the protein MIKAVVFDVDNTLVDFMKMKRAAVEAAVDAMIDAGLDLSPKQATRRIFAIYDEKGIEFQQVFDEFLNDTLGHVDYRILASGILAYRRAREGVMVAYPHVSLALTRLVRMGLRLGVVSDAPRLQAWMRLVSLSIDNFFDAVVTYDDTGKRKPDPAPFQKALELLAVEPHEAVMVGDWAERDIVGAKEIGMCTVFARYGDSFGTKHSGADKDINDILELIPFIERVNSGRRSRNRRPR